In Massilistercora timonensis, the following are encoded in one genomic region:
- a CDS encoding ABC transporter ATP-binding protein, translating to MLDEVKWILRYSFHYKWQILWYIALGTFNTGMGLGIGVVSKYIIDAVTGYDSGSLLPAAVGFAAMNLFSVGVTAWSDRISAKIRVMVTQEIRADVFGKILLADWEALSEYHSGDLLNRVNNDVNTVATNVLGWIPSFITSLVQFLATLALIVYYDPTMAVLALLSAPVTLAMSQMLMRKMRTYNKKMLQVNSQLMSFNEEALQNIQYIKSFGLMKKYDQLFEKQQETYKTVNLEYNRFSILTSSFMSIVGMGVTGVCFGWGVYRLWSGAITYGTMTLFLQQAGNLSSSFSSLVYMVPTAITAATSAGRIMAVTELPAEQQEDTEETEEFICYARKQGGVTVAIEKISFGYQKGEDVLTDASFHVDPGEIVALVGPSGEGKTTMLRILLGLVSAREGAVWAQSGERKLRVTSATRRLFAYVPQGNTMMSGTIRENLKLLNSEASEEELWRALEIVCADDFVRNQTEGLDTYLKERGGGLSEGQLQRLSIARALLCDAPVLLLDEATSALDVATERKLLRNITESASGKTCIVTTHRPSVLNMCSRVYRIDKQNVNRLDEEGIQKIIMEF from the coding sequence ATGCTGGATGAGGTAAAATGGATCCTTAGATACAGCTTTCATTATAAATGGCAGATCCTGTGGTATATCGCGCTTGGGACATTCAATACAGGAATGGGACTGGGAATCGGAGTTGTCTCAAAGTATATTATCGATGCGGTGACCGGGTATGACAGTGGAAGTCTGCTTCCTGCGGCGGTCGGTTTTGCGGCAATGAATCTGTTCAGTGTTGGTGTAACTGCCTGGTCAGACAGAATTTCCGCCAAGATCCGTGTGATGGTTACTCAGGAAATCCGGGCGGATGTGTTTGGCAAAATTCTGCTGGCTGACTGGGAAGCTTTGTCAGAATATCATTCCGGTGATCTTTTGAACCGTGTGAATAATGATGTCAATACAGTGGCAACAAATGTGCTTGGGTGGATCCCAAGTTTTATCACCAGCCTGGTCCAATTTCTGGCAACGCTCGCGCTGATCGTATACTATGATCCGACTATGGCTGTTCTTGCCTTGTTAAGCGCACCTGTTACTCTGGCAATGTCACAGATGCTGATGAGGAAAATGCGCACATATAACAAGAAGATGCTTCAGGTTAATTCTCAGTTGATGTCTTTTAACGAAGAGGCCCTGCAGAATATCCAGTATATTAAATCATTTGGGTTGATGAAAAAGTATGACCAGTTGTTTGAAAAACAGCAGGAGACGTACAAGACGGTTAATCTTGAATATAACCGTTTTTCTATCCTGACGTCTTCATTTATGTCTATAGTTGGCATGGGAGTGACAGGTGTTTGTTTTGGGTGGGGAGTATACCGTCTTTGGTCCGGAGCCATAACTTATGGAACAATGACTTTATTTTTACAGCAGGCAGGAAATCTTTCCAGCTCATTTTCTTCTCTGGTATATATGGTGCCCACCGCAATTACAGCGGCTACATCGGCAGGCCGGATCATGGCTGTTACTGAGCTTCCCGCAGAACAGCAGGAGGACACAGAAGAAACGGAGGAATTCATCTGTTACGCCAGGAAGCAGGGCGGCGTAACTGTGGCGATTGAGAAGATTTCTTTTGGATATCAGAAGGGAGAGGACGTGCTGACAGATGCTTCCTTTCATGTGGATCCGGGAGAGATTGTCGCGCTGGTCGGTCCTTCCGGCGAAGGGAAGACTACCATGTTGCGGATCCTGCTGGGGCTGGTTTCCGCGCGGGAAGGCGCGGTGTGGGCACAAAGCGGTGAAAGGAAGCTTCGAGTCACATCTGCTACCAGAAGGCTTTTTGCCTATGTACCTCAGGGGAATACAATGATGTCCGGTACAATTCGGGAGAATTTGAAGTTGCTGAATTCAGAAGCTTCCGAGGAGGAGTTGTGGAGAGCATTGGAGATTGTGTGTGCAGATGACTTTGTAAGGAACCAGACGGAAGGACTGGATACTTATCTAAAAGAGCGGGGCGGCGGCCTGTCAGAGGGACAGCTTCAAAGGCTTTCCATTGCGCGTGCCCTCCTATGCGATGCACCGGTGCTTCTCCTGGATGAGGCGACTTCCGCTTTGGATGTGGCTACGGAGCGAAAACTGTTGCGCAATATCACAGAGTCAGCCAGTGGAAAAACCTGTATTGTAACTACTCATCGCCCCAGTGTGCTGAATATGTGCAGCCGGGTATATCGGATTGATAAGCAGAATGTTAACAGATTAGACGAAGAAGGAATTCAGAAGATTATTATGGAGTTTTAG
- a CDS encoding glycosyltransferase encodes MKEESLEFEGPFVLFCGRLTALKHPERVLRAFYTGRFYEQYRLVILGIGEMEARLRNMAEEYGIADRVCFMGWEKNVYKWMAKASLLILASDTEGLSMTLIEALYCECPVVAVRSQGPSQIMQGELKEYLCASSPEAIAVKMREALSDYPRGLREYTAPYSVEKSLECYLEIYQEWNESLR; translated from the coding sequence ATGAAAGAAGAATCTCTGGAATTTGAAGGGCCATTCGTGTTGTTCTGCGGGAGACTGACAGCGCTTAAGCATCCGGAACGTGTATTGCGGGCCTTTTATACCGGGCGGTTTTATGAACAGTATCGGCTTGTGATTCTTGGAATAGGGGAAATGGAGGCCAGATTAAGAAATATGGCCGAAGAATATGGGATTGCAGACAGAGTCTGCTTTATGGGATGGGAGAAAAATGTATATAAGTGGATGGCAAAGGCAAGTTTGTTGATCCTTGCTTCGGATACAGAAGGTCTTTCTATGACATTGATCGAGGCTTTGTATTGTGAATGTCCAGTTGTTGCTGTAAGGAGCCAGGGTCCGAGTCAGATTATGCAAGGAGAACTAAAAGAATACCTGTGTGCTTCGTCCCCGGAAGCGATCGCGGTGAAAATGCGAGAAGCTCTTTCCGATTATCCCCGGGGGTTGAGAGAGTATACAGCCCCCTACTCTGTTGAAAAAAGCCTGGAATGTTACCTTGAAATATACCAAGAATGGAATGAGTCTTTGAGATGA
- a CDS encoding oligosaccharide flippase family protein → MKVFKNFFYNVGYQILIIIVPLILAPYISRVVGPEGVGTYSYTYSIVTLFGLFANLGLAKYGNREISKCGEDREKRTKVFSELLSVKLTCSIIVLAVYLCFVQISGGTYTAAFFLQIFNLLSFVCDISWFFWGMQEFRITTAVCAFYNVLSIFFIFTFVKTTDDVGIYIFILAFRALMIQATPWLFLPRYVDVCVSFRHAFERHGKNLLLLFFPVFAKYFYSMMDRIMLGNMVGITEVGYYENVQSITLTAVTVLTATGDVVMPRMTSLYAEKETEEAGSLFRLTFHLISFLAVGMMFGFIAVAKEFIPWFYGDQFHSCILLLQMIAPVILFSGYSDLIRNVFLLPRYMDREYVVALVFGAVVNFIINFTLIGPLGSAGAIVGTVCAEFLVMAVQIWFVRHEMKFSYFLRQSLAYCIMGSVILLVCSLIQLPEREPAVNIILDVLAGGGVYAGVVFLYLCLIKKLENKKKKLRH, encoded by the coding sequence ATGAAAGTTTTCAAAAATTTTTTCTATAATGTAGGGTATCAGATCCTGATCATTATTGTGCCGCTGATCCTGGCGCCTTATATATCCCGTGTTGTAGGACCGGAAGGGGTAGGAACGTATTCGTACACGTATTCGATTGTGACTTTGTTTGGGCTTTTTGCCAATCTGGGCCTGGCAAAATACGGGAATAGAGAGATATCAAAATGTGGAGAAGACAGAGAGAAGAGAACAAAGGTGTTTTCTGAGCTTCTGTCGGTCAAGCTGACCTGCTCGATCATTGTACTTGCCGTGTATCTTTGCTTTGTCCAAATATCTGGCGGAACTTATACGGCGGCGTTTTTCCTTCAGATATTTAATCTCTTGTCTTTTGTGTGCGATATTTCCTGGTTTTTCTGGGGAATGCAGGAGTTTCGGATCACAACGGCTGTCTGTGCTTTCTATAATGTACTTTCAATTTTCTTTATCTTTACATTTGTGAAGACGACAGATGATGTAGGGATTTACATTTTTATTCTGGCATTTCGGGCATTGATGATCCAGGCGACACCGTGGCTTTTTCTCCCGCGTTATGTGGATGTATGTGTTTCTTTCCGGCATGCGTTTGAACGGCATGGGAAGAATCTTCTGCTGCTGTTTTTCCCCGTGTTTGCAAAGTATTTTTACAGTATGATGGACAGGATCATGCTCGGAAACATGGTTGGGATCACGGAGGTTGGGTATTATGAAAATGTGCAGAGTATCACATTGACAGCTGTCACAGTTTTGACTGCGACAGGCGATGTGGTCATGCCGAGAATGACCAGCTTATATGCGGAAAAAGAGACGGAAGAAGCAGGAAGTCTTTTCCGGCTGACGTTCCATTTGATCTCATTTCTTGCGGTGGGAATGATGTTTGGATTTATAGCGGTGGCAAAGGAATTTATTCCCTGGTTTTATGGAGATCAGTTTCACTCATGTATACTTCTTCTGCAGATGATCGCGCCGGTTATCTTGTTTTCCGGCTATTCTGACTTGATCCGAAATGTGTTTCTCCTGCCCCGCTATATGGACAGAGAGTATGTGGTCGCGCTGGTGTTTGGAGCAGTGGTTAACTTTATTATTAATTTTACGCTGATCGGACCACTGGGAAGCGCGGGAGCAATCGTGGGGACGGTCTGTGCGGAATTCCTGGTGATGGCGGTACAGATCTGGTTCGTGAGACACGAGATGAAATTTTCATATTTTCTCAGGCAAAGCCTGGCGTATTGTATAATGGGAAGCGTGATCCTTCTTGTCTGCAGTCTGATCCAATTGCCGGAGCGGGAGCCGGCAGTTAATATTATCCTGGATGTCCTGGCCGGAGGAGGAGTTTATGCAGGAGTCGTATTCCTTTATCTGTGTCTTATAAAAAAATTAGAGAATAAAAAAAAGAAGTTGCGGCATTAA
- a CDS encoding glycosyltransferase family 2 protein: MRSPLLVVIPAYNEEKNIQYVVEDLKKNCPQYDYLIVNDGSSDGTMRLCREQGYHVLDLPVNLGLAGGVQAGMRYAVRNGYEYAVQFDADGQHLGEYIPVMHACAQKDGCDIVIASRYVEGKKGIGLREIGSRLISLCIFLTTGKRIKDPTSGMRLYDRKIMERIARQMNYDPEPDTLAALIRDGASIREVPAVMNERISGSSYLNLANSIKYMCYMCTSILIIHWFR, encoded by the coding sequence ATGAGAAGTCCTCTGTTGGTAGTGATCCCGGCATATAACGAGGAAAAGAATATACAATATGTGGTGGAAGATCTGAAGAAAAACTGTCCGCAATATGATTATCTGATCGTCAATGACGGCAGTTCAGACGGTACCATGCGGCTGTGCAGAGAGCAGGGATATCATGTGCTGGATCTTCCGGTGAATCTGGGGCTGGCAGGCGGAGTGCAGGCTGGGATGCGCTATGCGGTCAGAAACGGATACGAATATGCGGTGCAGTTTGACGCGGATGGCCAGCATCTTGGAGAGTATATTCCTGTTATGCATGCCTGCGCGCAGAAGGATGGCTGTGATATCGTCATTGCCTCCCGGTATGTAGAGGGAAAGAAGGGGATAGGCCTCCGGGAGATCGGCAGCAGGCTGATCAGTCTGTGTATCTTCCTGACTACCGGGAAACGGATCAAAGACCCCACGTCCGGGATGCGTTTGTATGACCGGAAGATCATGGAGCGGATCGCCCGGCAGATGAACTATGACCCGGAGCCGGACACGCTGGCGGCGCTGATCCGGGACGGCGCTTCTATCCGGGAGGTGCCGGCGGTGATGAACGAACGGATTTCCGGGTCCAGTTATCTGAATCTCGCGAACTCTATCAAATATATGTGTTATATGTGCACATCGATCCTGATCATTCACTGGTTCCGGTAA
- a CDS encoding DUF2304 domain-containing protein yields the protein MSAVFRIILILASIATCFYISRKLKRAQVDTHDTGFWLLFSFVLILISIFPQIADWLAAQLGIYSTVNMVFLIIIFALLLRVFLLTIKTSQLEHKLRVLVEELAIREKENAEGEKQDSEE from the coding sequence ATGTCAGCAGTATTTCGTATCATTTTGATCCTGGCTTCCATCGCCACTTGTTTCTACATATCCCGAAAATTAAAGAGAGCGCAGGTAGACACCCATGATACCGGGTTCTGGCTCCTGTTTAGCTTTGTTCTGATCCTGATCAGTATCTTTCCTCAGATCGCGGACTGGCTTGCCGCGCAGCTTGGCATCTATTCCACGGTCAATATGGTATTTCTGATCATTATTTTTGCGTTGCTTTTACGAGTGTTCCTCCTTACTATCAAGACTTCACAATTGGAACATAAGCTCCGTGTCCTGGTGGAGGAACTGGCGATCCGGGAAAAGGAGAACGCTGAGGGTGAAAAACAGGATTCCGAAGAATAA
- a CDS encoding radical SAM protein produces MLDCEFWEAGINEYLAGLKKIAYERKVPFKGVFELTPRCNFNCNMCYVHLKPDEIPKVGREFTKEEWIAVAREAQKAGTIELTLTGGEPFVRPDFREIYEAVHDMGFLIQIFSNGYLIDEEAVKWLRKRPPHTMRFTMYGASDETYERVCGIKDGFTRVARSVELLREAKIPLYLVATITRENEQDLDGIYRFAMERGLPIIHTSSLINPVRGASADAKGHEVEREIPPAQIIRQIREQSGGIYPRKPRADYLSGCSNYRRGYWVTWNGRMQMCTFLTEPAAVVEPGGFLDSWRQLLEKVEGLRQPAECGSCEYEQYCDRCPGVLYAETGEHGKISPEFCRKAEFNYILYGKNLED; encoded by the coding sequence ATGCTGGACTGTGAATTTTGGGAAGCCGGGATCAATGAGTATCTGGCAGGCCTGAAGAAAATTGCCTATGAGAGGAAAGTGCCGTTTAAGGGCGTCTTTGAACTGACGCCCCGGTGTAATTTTAACTGTAATATGTGTTATGTCCATCTGAAGCCGGATGAGATTCCTAAGGTGGGTAGGGAATTTACGAAAGAAGAATGGATCGCTGTGGCGAGGGAAGCGCAGAAGGCAGGGACGATCGAGTTGACTCTCACAGGGGGGGAGCCTTTTGTGCGTCCGGATTTCCGGGAGATCTATGAGGCGGTCCATGATATGGGATTCCTGATCCAGATCTTCTCCAATGGATATCTGATCGACGAAGAGGCTGTCAAATGGCTGCGAAAGCGACCGCCCCACACGATGCGTTTCACCATGTATGGAGCCAGCGACGAGACCTATGAGCGGGTCTGCGGGATTAAAGATGGATTTACCAGGGTGGCGAGATCTGTGGAACTTCTGCGGGAGGCGAAGATCCCGCTTTATCTGGTAGCGACCATTACCAGAGAAAATGAGCAGGATCTTGACGGTATATATCGTTTTGCCATGGAGAGAGGTCTTCCCATCATCCATACGTCCAGCCTGATCAACCCGGTGCGGGGAGCTTCGGCAGATGCCAAGGGACATGAGGTTGAGCGGGAAATCCCGCCGGCACAGATCATCCGGCAGATCCGGGAGCAAAGCGGCGGGATCTATCCCCGGAAGCCCCGGGCGGATTATCTGAGCGGCTGTTCCAACTATCGCCGTGGTTATTGGGTGACATGGAACGGACGGATGCAGATGTGCACTTTTCTGACAGAACCCGCCGCTGTTGTAGAGCCGGGAGGATTCCTGGATAGCTGGCGGCAGCTGCTTGAGAAGGTGGAGGGATTGCGTCAGCCCGCGGAGTGCGGCTCCTGTGAATACGAGCAGTATTGTGACCGCTGTCCGGGCGTTCTCTATGCGGAAACCGGAGAGCACGGGAAGATTTCGCCGGAGTTCTGCAGAAAAGCAGAATTTAATTACATTCTCTATGGTAAAAATCTGGAAGATTAG
- a CDS encoding response regulator transcription factor: protein MDKIKILVVDDEVRMRKLVRDFLEREGFAVREAGDGLEAMEIFYEEKDIALVILDVMMPKMDGWQTLRELRQSSDVPVIMLTARSEERDELQGFDLGVDEYISKPFSPKILVARVQALLRRSHAMGAEEVVSAGGISIDKAAHQVYIEGQEIELSFKEFELLTYFVENQGIALSREKILNNVWNYDYFGDARTIDTHVKKLRSKLGDKGGYIKTIWGMGYKFEVDER from the coding sequence ATGGATAAGATCAAGATTCTCGTGGTGGACGATGAGGTAAGGATGCGCAAACTGGTGCGGGACTTCCTGGAACGGGAGGGATTCGCGGTCCGGGAAGCTGGAGACGGCCTGGAAGCCATGGAGATCTTTTATGAGGAGAAAGATATCGCCCTGGTGATCCTGGATGTGATGATGCCGAAGATGGACGGATGGCAGACTTTAAGGGAACTGAGGCAGTCCTCGGATGTGCCGGTGATCATGCTCACTGCCAGATCCGAAGAGCGGGATGAACTCCAGGGATTTGACCTGGGAGTGGATGAATATATTTCCAAGCCTTTCAGCCCCAAGATTCTGGTGGCAAGAGTCCAGGCGCTTCTCAGGCGTTCTCATGCCATGGGAGCGGAGGAAGTAGTGAGCGCAGGCGGGATCTCCATTGACAAGGCGGCCCATCAGGTTTACATTGAGGGGCAGGAGATCGAGCTGAGCTTCAAGGAATTCGAGCTTTTGACCTATTTCGTGGAGAATCAGGGCATCGCTCTCTCCCGGGAGAAGATCCTGAACAATGTGTGGAACTATGATTATTTTGGAGACGCCAGGACCATTGACACCCATGTAAAGAAACTGAGAAGCAAGCTTGGGGACAAGGGCGGCTATATCAAGACCATCTGGGGGATGGGATATAAATTCGAGGTTGACGAGAGATGA
- a CDS encoding HAMP domain-containing sensor histidine kinase — translation MKHSIKWQVTGVFAGLLLVMILVLMAINLRFLEPYYINNKKDSFIEMYQELNEALEAGTIGEDEVSTGLAHLAEENNISFLISDQGSEKVYTNVHNPELLRNQMVGYLLNQAQKQGKVLETTDDYEISQSYDPWNENDYLDMWGQMGTGEQFLLRSPLEGIRESAQISNRFLIYIGSVLGVLALILVWYLAKRMTRPLQELTALSDKMANLDFDAKYASGGKDEIGELGANFNRMSEKLESTISELKKANNSLKQDIEQKEKLEQMRTEFLGNVSHELKTPIALIQGYAEGLKEGVSDDPESRQFYCDVIMDEAAKMNQMVKNLLTLNQLEFGDEDIVFERFDIAELIRGVLQSMEILAQQAGADVHFDCEGPVCVWADEFKIEQVLRNYISNAIHHVGGDKVVEIKVAAGPERARISVFNTGQPIPEEDLGHIWEKFYKVDKAHTREYGGNGIGLSIVRAIMESLHQEYGVKNYENGVEFWFELDMK, via the coding sequence ATGAAACATTCCATCAAATGGCAGGTGACCGGAGTGTTCGCAGGGCTCCTTCTGGTGATGATCCTGGTTCTGATGGCCATCAACCTGCGTTTTCTGGAACCTTATTATATCAATAACAAGAAGGATTCTTTCATCGAGATGTACCAGGAGCTTAATGAGGCTCTGGAGGCGGGAACCATCGGAGAGGATGAGGTTTCTACCGGCCTTGCCCATCTGGCGGAAGAGAACAACATTTCCTTCCTGATCAGCGACCAGGGGTCTGAGAAGGTTTATACCAATGTGCATAATCCGGAATTGCTGCGCAACCAGATGGTAGGGTATCTTCTGAACCAGGCCCAGAAGCAGGGGAAGGTTCTGGAGACCACCGACGACTATGAGATCAGCCAGTCCTATGATCCCTGGAATGAGAATGATTACCTGGATATGTGGGGGCAGATGGGAACAGGCGAACAGTTTCTTCTGCGAAGCCCTCTGGAAGGGATCCGGGAGAGCGCCCAGATCTCCAACCGGTTTCTGATCTACATCGGGAGCGTGCTGGGAGTGCTGGCCCTGATCCTGGTATGGTATCTGGCCAAGCGGATGACTCGGCCTCTGCAGGAGCTGACGGCTTTGTCGGATAAGATGGCCAACCTGGATTTTGACGCCAAATATGCCAGCGGCGGCAAGGATGAGATCGGGGAGCTGGGCGCCAACTTCAACCGGATGTCGGAGAAGCTGGAGAGTACTATATCTGAATTAAAGAAGGCAAACAACAGCTTAAAGCAGGACATTGAACAGAAGGAAAAGCTAGAACAGATGCGCACCGAATTCCTGGGAAATGTGTCTCATGAGCTGAAAACCCCTATCGCTCTGATCCAGGGGTATGCGGAAGGGCTGAAGGAAGGGGTCAGCGACGATCCGGAGAGCCGCCAGTTTTACTGTGACGTGATCATGGATGAGGCGGCGAAGATGAATCAGATGGTGAAGAACCTGCTGACCTTAAATCAGCTGGAGTTTGGGGATGAAGACATTGTGTTCGAGCGGTTTGACATCGCGGAACTGATCCGGGGCGTGCTGCAGAGCATGGAGATCCTGGCCCAGCAAGCCGGGGCGGACGTGCATTTTGACTGTGAGGGCCCGGTGTGCGTCTGGGCGGACGAGTTCAAGATTGAGCAGGTGCTGCGCAATTACATCAGCAACGCCATCCATCATGTGGGGGGCGACAAGGTGGTGGAGATCAAGGTGGCGGCAGGGCCGGAGCGGGCGCGGATCAGCGTGTTCAATACGGGCCAGCCTATTCCTGAGGAGGATCTTGGCCATATCTGGGAGAAGTTCTACAAGGTGGACAAGGCTCACACCAGAGAGTACGGCGGCAACGGCATTGGGCTTTCCATCGTCCGGGCCATCATGGAGTCCCTGCACCAGGAGTACGGGGTCAAAAACTACGAGAACGGCGTGGAATTCTGGTTTGAGCTGGATATGAAATAG
- the hisH gene encoding imidazole glycerol phosphate synthase subunit HisH: MIAIIDYDAGNIRSVEKALQFLGQEVKITRDREEILGADKVVLPGVGSFGDAMGKLHQYGLVEVIRQVAEEKTPFLGICLGLQLLFERSDESPGVAGLGILKGEILRIPEGEGRKIPHMGWNSLELRNQGRLFAGISGEPYVYFVHSYYLKARDEQVVKATTEYGVTIHASVEQDNIFACQFHPEKSSDTGLKILKNFVEL; the protein is encoded by the coding sequence ATGATCGCAATCATTGATTATGACGCGGGAAATATCCGGAGCGTGGAGAAAGCGCTGCAGTTCCTGGGGCAGGAAGTGAAGATCACCCGGGACCGGGAAGAGATCCTTGGGGCGGATAAGGTAGTGCTGCCGGGAGTGGGGTCTTTTGGGGACGCCATGGGGAAGCTCCACCAGTATGGCCTGGTGGAGGTGATCCGGCAGGTGGCGGAAGAAAAGACGCCCTTCCTTGGGATCTGTCTGGGCCTGCAGCTGCTCTTTGAGCGAAGCGACGAGTCCCCGGGGGTGGCAGGCCTGGGGATCCTGAAGGGAGAGATCTTACGGATCCCGGAGGGAGAGGGGCGCAAGATCCCCCACATGGGATGGAATTCCCTGGAGCTTCGGAATCAGGGCCGGTTATTTGCAGGGATATCCGGGGAGCCTTATGTGTACTTCGTCCATTCCTATTATCTGAAGGCAAGGGACGAGCAGGTTGTGAAGGCGACCACGGAATATGGGGTCACCATCCACGCCTCGGTGGAGCAGGATAATATTTTTGCCTGTCAGTTCCATCCGGAGAAGAGCAGCGATACAGGGCTTAAGATCCTGAAGAATTTCGTAGAGTTATAG
- the hisF gene encoding imidazole glycerol phosphate synthase subunit HisF — MHTKRIIPCLDVKDGRVVKGVNFVDLKDAGDPVEIGAAYDKAGADELVFLDITASSDARGTVADMVRKVAETVFIPFTVGGGIRTVEDFRALLREGADKISINSSAINTPRLISDAADKFGSQCVVVAIDAKKRADGSGWNIYKNGGRIDVGIDALEWAARVERLGAGEILLTSMDCDGTKGGYDLELTRAIADTVSIPVVASGGAGTLGDFYDALTEGGADAALAASLFHYKELEIREVKEYLREKGVSVRL, encoded by the coding sequence ATGCATACCAAGAGAATCATTCCCTGCCTGGACGTGAAAGACGGCCGGGTGGTAAAAGGGGTTAATTTTGTAGACCTGAAAGACGCGGGAGATCCGGTGGAGATCGGGGCAGCTTACGACAAGGCCGGCGCCGATGAGCTGGTTTTCCTGGATATCACCGCCTCCTCAGACGCCCGGGGGACGGTGGCGGACATGGTGCGGAAGGTGGCGGAGACAGTGTTCATCCCCTTCACAGTAGGGGGAGGGATCCGGACGGTGGAGGATTTCCGGGCTCTTCTGAGAGAAGGGGCGGACAAGATCTCCATCAATTCCTCGGCCATTAATACGCCCCGTCTCATCTCTGATGCGGCGGACAAGTTCGGCAGCCAGTGCGTGGTGGTGGCCATTGACGCGAAAAAGCGGGCAGATGGAAGCGGCTGGAACATTTACAAAAACGGCGGCCGCATTGACGTGGGCATCGACGCCCTGGAGTGGGCGGCCAGAGTGGAACGCCTGGGAGCCGGCGAGATCCTGCTTACCAGCATGGACTGCGACGGGACCAAAGGGGGATATGACCTGGAACTGACCCGGGCTATCGCAGATACGGTGTCCATCCCGGTGGTTGCTTCCGGCGGCGCGGGAACACTGGGGGATTTCTATGACGCGCTGACAGAAGGCGGCGCGGACGCGGCGCTGGCGGCTTCTCTGTTCCACTACAAGGAGCTGGAGATCCGGGAAGTGAAAGAATACCTGAGAGAAAAGGGCGTGTCCGTGCGCCTGTAG
- a CDS encoding uracil-DNA glycosylase: MAAISNDWLPVLKEEFGKPYYRQLFQTVNQEYRTHQVFPPAEDIFNAFHLTPFHQVKVVILGQDPYHNYGQAHGLCFSVKKGVEIPPSLVNIYQELHDDLGCEIPDHGCLTKWARQGVLMLNTVLTVRAHQANSHRGIGWEEFTDAAIRALNGEDRPIVFILWGAPAQRKAAMLDNPNHLILKSPHPSPLSAYRGFFGSRPFSKTNQFLEAHGETPIDWQIR; encoded by the coding sequence ATGGCGGCCATCAGCAACGACTGGCTTCCCGTCCTGAAGGAGGAGTTTGGGAAGCCCTACTACAGACAATTATTTCAGACGGTGAATCAGGAGTACCGGACTCACCAGGTCTTCCCTCCTGCGGAGGATATTTTCAATGCGTTTCACCTGACTCCTTTTCATCAGGTGAAGGTGGTGATCCTGGGACAGGATCCCTATCACAACTACGGGCAGGCCCACGGGCTGTGCTTTTCCGTGAAGAAAGGGGTGGAGATCCCGCCCTCCCTGGTGAATATCTACCAGGAACTTCACGATGACCTGGGGTGTGAGATCCCGGATCACGGGTGCCTGACAAAATGGGCCCGGCAGGGGGTGCTGATGCTCAATACCGTCCTGACGGTGCGGGCCCATCAGGCCAACTCTCATCGGGGGATCGGCTGGGAGGAATTTACCGATGCGGCCATCCGGGCGCTGAACGGGGAGGACCGGCCCATTGTGTTTATCCTGTGGGGCGCGCCGGCCCAGCGCAAGGCAGCCATGCTGGACAACCCAAATCACCTGATCCTTAAGTCTCCTCATCCCAGTCCTCTGTCCGCCTACCGGGGATTCTTCGGCAGCCGGCCCTTCAGTAAGACCAATCAGTTCCTGGAGGCTCACGGGGAGACGCCTATCGACTGGCAGATCCGGTAG